Genomic window (Chryseobacterium sp. H1D6B):
GATCGTTTATTCAAGATCATTTATAACCTTGGAAAAGCAAGTTTAGAAGATGCTAAACAGACAAGAGAAAGAGAAATACATTTCAGTGCTATCTTAAAAGAAAGAGTAGGGCATCACTATTTCGGAGAAAAATGGGCCAACAAAGTAAAGGAGGTTTTATTTGAAAATAACCTTCATATGCGTCCGCTTCATATTATTTCTGCGAATATGCACTCTGTGAAAAATATGCTGTATGCGAATGATGCATTGAAGAAAAAAGAACATAAAGAAGTAGATTATAAACTTTATGAGGATATTTCTAATAAGAAAGAACTTCGCGATAAAGTTTCAAAATACGCCTTAGATCAAGGATTAATTTATATTGATGACAAAAGCGGAAGTAATATAGACGTTCAGATCATTGATTTAAGCAAGACAGATATCAAGAATACTCCTTTCCAAAATACAAAATACAGCGGAGACGATGTGATCATGGTATTTGATTATGCTTTTGGAGAGCAGGCTTTTGAAGTAATGGATGAACTTCTTAGACCTTTCGAACATAAAGGAGAGGTATACATGATGAAAGTAAAATCTGTTTCTATCATGGGTAAAGCAGGAATTCTTACTGGAGCAAAAGGAGATATTATGATTCCGACTTCTCATATTTTTGAAGGAACAGCAGATAATTATCCATTTGAAAATGCTTTGAAACTGGATGATTTTAAAGATGATGAGTTAAAAGCTTTTGAAGGAACGATGATTACTGTTTTAGGAACTTCGCTTCAGAATAGAGATATTTTGTCGTACTTCATGCATACTTCTTGGAAAGCGATCGGTCTTGAAATGGAAGGGGCGCATTATCAAAAAGCAATTCAGGTAGCTTCTAAGATCAGACATCATATCGCACCGGATCTGTTTGTGTGTTACGCTTACTATGCTTCGGATAATCCTTTGGAAACAGGAAGTACACTTTCTTCTGGAGGGCTGGGGCTGACAGGAGTGAAGCCTACCTATTTAATTACATTAAAGATTATTGAGAAAATTTTACAAAGCGGAAAGAAAGAAGCTTCTGCTAAGAAATAATTTATTCTTCAAATTATATAAACCTCAAGTGTTCTGCATTTGAGGTTTTTTTTGTTTTTCCACCGGTTTTTATGCACAACTATCTGTGCGAATTCGTGTAAATCTGTGGGGAACTTTAATTATCTTTAAAAAAAATGAAATAATGAGTTCAGCATCACAATTAGCAGAAAGGTTCAGAGAAGTTCTGCTTGATGGTTTTTGGATAGCAAATACCAATTTTAAAGACCAGCTTAAAGATGTGGCATGGGAACAGGCAGTAATGAAAACAGGTTCTTTAAATACAATTGCTATGCTTACTTTTCATATTCATTATTATATTGCAGGACTCATCAATGTATTTGAAGGCGGTGCTCTTGAAATAAGAGATCAGTATAGTTTTGATCTCCAGGCTATTGAATCTCAAGAGCAGT
Coding sequences:
- a CDS encoding DUF1572 domain-containing protein, whose protein sequence is MSSASQLAERFREVLLDGFWIANTNFKDQLKDVAWEQAVMKTGSLNTIAMLTFHIHYYIAGLINVFEGGALEIRDQYSFDLQAIESQEQWEELLNQLWIDAEKFAALLEQMPDSKMDEVFVDEKYGTYRRNIDGMIEHSYYHLGQITLIKKLLNNQ